The following is a genomic window from Opitutus sp. GAS368.
TTCTTCGGCGGCGCCGGCACGGCGCTCGAGACCGACATGACCGTGACGACCGGCTCGCCCGAGCAGGCTGCGACAGACGCCCGCGCCATCCGGGCCCGGCGCATCCGCCTGATCAAGGTCAAGGTCGGCGGCCCCAAGGGCCCGGCTTACGACCTGGCGCGGCTGAAGGCGATCCACGAGGTGGCGCCGGACGCTCCGCTCATTCTCGACGGCAACGCCGGCGTTTCCCGCGCCGACGCCACCACGCTGGTGCAGGGCCTCCGCGGTCTCGGCATCAAACCGGCCCTGCTCGAGCAATGGCTGGCCAAGGACGATCTGGTTGGCCTGCGGGCGCTCGGCGAGGAAAGCGGCTGGTTGGTGGCCGGTGACGAGAGCGTCTGCTCGGCGGCCGACGCCCAGAAGCTGGCCGACGCCCAGGCGGTCCAGGTGCTCAACATCAAGCTGATGAAGGCCGGCATTGCGACCGCGCTCGAGATCGTCGCCGTCGCCCGTCGCACGGGCCTCGGTCTCATGATCGGCGGCAATGTCGAGTCGATCCTCGCGATGACCGTGTCGGCGTGCTTCGCGGCGGGGCAGGGGGGCTTCACCTTCGCCGACCTCGACACGCCGCTGTTCCTGGCGACGAACCCCTTCGACGGCGGCTTCGCCCTCGACGGCGGCGCCATCTCGGTGGCGCACATCACGGCCGGGCACGGCGTCGTGCCGAAATAGGCTGCGGGTCGGCTCAACTGGAGGCGGGACTATCAGTCCCGCGAGGCATAAGGATCGCATGCGAAACCTGCGGGACTAATAGTCCCGCCTCCATCAGTCAGAGCGCTCCGTTGCCGGTCCGGGCCACACCGCCTTCACGACCCACGCTGTGCCAAGCGTCAGCGTGGTGCCGATCAGCGTGAACCACGGCCAGAAGACCTCGCCACCGAACAGTTTCATCCATGCGTCGCGCAGTCCCGGCACGTTCGGCGGCCAGTAGATCAGGTTCATGGCGAGGAAGGATACGATCATGCCCGCCATGGCGGCGCGGGCGCCGACCCGCCGGCCGAAGAGGGCGAGGATCAGCCCGCCGAGCAGCGCACCGCTGGTGAGGCCGCGCAGGGAGAAGGCGGCGTTGAGGACGAATTGCACCTCACGTGACAGCCACGCCACGCCCACGAGCACGACCGCCCAGAAAACCGTCGAGAGCCGGCTGAACCGCAGGAAGTAGGCCTCGTCCCGGTCCCGCACCATCTGCCGGACAAAGTCCATGGTCGAAACCGACGCCAGCGCGGTGAGGGCGGAACTGATCGAGGACATCGCCGCCGCTAGAATGGCCACGAGCAGGAACCCCTTCAGCACGTGCGGCACCTCGGTCAGCATGAAGATCGGGAAGACGAAGTCCGTTGACTTGATACCCGGCCGGGCCTCGGGCAACGGAATTTGGAACGGATGGCTCTGGTAGAACACCCAGAGCATGACGCCCACGAGAAGGAAGATCAGGAACAACGGAAAGATCAGCACCGCGCTCAAGCCGAGCGCCTTCCGGCCGTCGGCCACGTCGCGGCAGGCGAGCACGCGCTGCACGATGAGCTGCTCGGCGCCGTGGGACGACAGCACCAGCACCGTGCCGCCGAGGACGCCCATCCAGAGGTTGAAGGGCGCGGAGAACGTGAAACGGGTGTTGAGCCACACGAGTTTCCCGGCCGCGCCCGCCTGGGCCAGCGCGGCGCCCCAGCCGCCGTCCAAGAGGGTCGGGATGTAGCAAAGCGCGAACAGGCCGCCGCCGAGGAAGAGCCCGAACTGCACCGCGTCGGTCCAGATGACCGCCTTCACCCCGCCGATGCAGGTGTAGAGCAGCGACAGGGTGACGAAGATCAGGATCGCGCCGAGGATCGGGTCGACGATGCCGCCGAGGCTGCAGACGCGCTCGCCCAGCATGAGCCGGATGGGAATGCAGGCGACGTAGACGCGCACGCCGGCCGCCAGCGTCTCGAGAAACAGGAAGAACGCACCCGCCAGCCGGCGCGGTCCGCGGCCGAGATGCTGCTCGAGCAGCTGGTAGGGCGAATAGATTTCACCCTTCAGGTAATGCGGCACCATCACGACGGCCAGGATGATGCGGGCCAGCACGTAGCCGAAGATCATCTGGATGAACATCAGGTCCGAGCCGTAGGCGATGGCCGGCACGCCGATGACCGTCAGCGCGCTGGTCTCGGCGGCGACGATCGAGAACCCGATGCCCCACCAGGGAATGTTGCGGCTGCCGAGGAAATAGTCGCGCGTGTTGCGCTGGTCCCGGCCGAGCCAGATCCCCAGGCCGATGATGCCGCCGAGATAGGCGACAATGACCAGCCAGTCGCCGGGGTTGAGGTAGCCGTTCATCCTGAGGGCCGCTATCGAGCGAAAACCCGCCGGGCATGGCGAGGCTAAAGGGGGAGCGCACTGACCGCAGCGCGCTGTTTGATGGAGGACTCAGCTCCAGCTGAGCCGCGCGGCCCAGCTGGAGCTGGGCCCTCCAAAAGGTGGAACCCGGCCTCCGGACGGGTTGGTTCGATGTGCGCGGAAGAAAACCGGCCCGGCCTGTCAGCCATAGGCTAGGCGGAGGCTGAAGGTCCGGTTCCACCTTACGGATGGCTGGACACCAAGCACGTGGCCGGTGAAGAATCCCCCATGCGATTCATCCTCGGCGCGGCCGCCCTGCTGGCCTGCGTTCCCCTCGCCTCAGCGGAAGAATTCGACCTCATCATCCGCCACGGGCGGGTGGTCGACGGCACCGGCACCCCGGCCTTCTTCGCCGACGTCGCCGTGCGCGACGGCCACATCGCCCGCATTGGCCGGGTGGAGGGCACGGCGAAGGCCGAGATCGATGCCGCCGGGCTGATCGTCGCCCCGGGCTTCATTGACGTGCACACCCACGCCGACGAGGTCGCGGACCAGCCGCTGGCCGAGAACTTCCTGCGCATGGGCGTCACCTCGATCGTCGTCGGCAACTGCGGCGGCTCGGCGCTCGATGTCGCCAAGTTCTACCGCGACGTCGAGCACAACAGGGTTTCGATCAACGTGACGACGCTCATCGGGCACAACACCGTACGCACGGCCGCCATGGGCGGCAGTTTCGACCGCGCCCCGACGCTCGGGGAGATGGCGAAGATGAAGGGCCTGGTCGATCGCGCGATGCAAGACGGCGCCGTGGGCCTCTCCACCGGGCTGATCTACCTGCCGGGGACGTTTGCCAAGACCGACGAGATCGTCGAGCTGGCCAAGGCCGTCACGCCCTACGGCGGCATCTACGCCAGCCACATGCGCCACGAGGACACGCGGATCTACGCCGCGCTCGACGAGGTGTTCGCGGTTGCGCGCGGGGCGCACCTGCGCGCCGAGGTTTCGCACCTCAAGCTTTCCGGCGAGAACGCCTGGGGCCAGGCCGACAAGGTCCTCGCCTACATCGAGGCAGCGCGGGCGAGCGGCCTCGATATCACCCAGGACCAATATGCCTACACCGCGTCGAGCACGACCATGCGGCAGCTGATCCCCGACGACGCGTTCAACGGCGGCCACGCGCATTTCATGGCGGTCCTCGACGACCCGATAAAGAAGGCCGATTTGGTGATGCGCATGAAGCAGAACATCCTGACCCGCGGCCGGGCGGATTACGCCTACGCGGTGGTGGCGTCGTTCCGCCACGACACCTCGATCAACGGGATGAACATCCTCGAGGCGGCCAAGAAGCTCCACGGCTCCGATTCGCTCGACGCCCAGATCGAGGTGATCCTCGACTTTGAGAAAAACGGCGGCGCCCAGGGCGTGTTTCACGGCATGGACGAGCAGGACCTGCAGAAGTTCATGCGCCACCCGAACACCATGATCGCCTCGGACAGCGGGATTCGCGAGTTCGGCAAGGACGTCCCGCATCCCCGCGGCTACGGCAACAACGCCCGGGTCCTGGGCCGTTACGTGCGCGACCTGAAGGTGCTCACCCTCGAGGACGCCGTCCGCAAGATGACCAGCCTGCCGGCCACGACCTACCGCTTTACCGGCCGCGGCGAATTGAAGGAAGGCAACTGGGCCGACATTGCGGTCTTCGACCCCGAGAAGATCGGCGATCCCTCCACCTACGCCGACCCGCACCATTATGCCATCGGCGTGCCCTGGGTCCTCGTCAACGGCGTGCCCGTCATCGCGCAGGGCGAGCACACCGGCGCGAAGCCGGGCATGGCCTGCCGCTTTGCCGGCGCGCAGGTCGCGCTGCAGGCGCAGCTCGAGGCCTACGTCACCCAGCCGAAGTTTGCCGGCGCCTTCTGGGGCGTGAAGGTCGTCTCGCTCGACACCGGCCGCACGCTCTTCGCGCACGCGGCGGACGCACGGATGAGCCCGGCCTCGAACAGCAAGCTTTACGCCTGCGCGCTCGCGCTCGACCAGCTGGGCGGCGACTACCGGATCGTGACGCCCCTGCTCGCCACGGCTCCGGTGGATGCGGCCGGGAACATCAAGGGCGACCTGATCATCAGCGGCCGGGGCGACCCGGGCTGGAACCCGCGGATGGAAAAGAAGGATTTCTGGACGGCGTTCGAACCGTTCATCGCCGCACTGAAGCAGGCCGGCGTGAAGCGCGTCACCGGCGATCTCGTGGCCGATGCGACCTGGCTGCGCGAACCACCGCAGGGCGCGGGCTGGGCGGTGGGCGACCTGCAGGATGATTACGGCGCGGAGATCTCGGCGATCTCGCTCGACGAGAACTATGTCGACCTGCACGTCACGCCGGCGAAGGAGATCGGGCAGCCCGGCGTCGCGGAATTCAAGCAACCGTTGAGCGGCCTGGTGCTCGACAACCGCACCGTCACGACCGCCGCGGGCGGCCAGCGCCACCTCCAGGTGCAGCGCCTCCCCGGCGAGAACCGCGTGCTGTTGCAGGGGGAACTGCCCCTGGGCGGCAAGGCGGAGGAAACCGGGGTCACGATGGAGCGGCCGGCCGACTGGTTCGCCACCTGCCTGCGCGAGGCGCTCAAGCGCGCCGGCATCCCGGTCGAGGGCAAGGCCGTCGGCGTCCGCTGGCCCGAGCCGCCCCGCCCCGGCGCGGTGAAGCTGGGCGAAGTCGCGTCCGCGCCGCTGCGCGAGATCGTCGCGACGATCATGAAGCCGTCGCAAAACCTGAAGACCGACCTGGTGTTCGACCACCTGGGTGA
Proteins encoded in this region:
- a CDS encoding dipeptide epimerase, with the translated sequence MPVPFVVTKFDFRPLDIPLHTPFGISGGAQAMANNVLVTVGLEGGAVGYGEAAPLPPYNGETQADALATLAGARRWLVGRHAADWRALAGEFRQRGGGRCGSAQCAFEMALLDALTRRDGTPLWKFFGGAGTALETDMTVTTGSPEQAATDARAIRARRIRLIKVKVGGPKGPAYDLARLKAIHEVAPDAPLILDGNAGVSRADATTLVQGLRGLGIKPALLEQWLAKDDLVGLRALGEESGWLVAGDESVCSAADAQKLADAQAVQVLNIKLMKAGIATALEIVAVARRTGLGLMIGGNVESILAMTVSACFAAGQGGFTFADLDTPLFLATNPFDGGFALDGGAISVAHITAGHGVVPK
- the dacB gene encoding D-alanyl-D-alanine carboxypeptidase/D-alanyl-D-alanine-endopeptidase, with the protein product MRFILGAAALLACVPLASAEEFDLIIRHGRVVDGTGTPAFFADVAVRDGHIARIGRVEGTAKAEIDAAGLIVAPGFIDVHTHADEVADQPLAENFLRMGVTSIVVGNCGGSALDVAKFYRDVEHNRVSINVTTLIGHNTVRTAAMGGSFDRAPTLGEMAKMKGLVDRAMQDGAVGLSTGLIYLPGTFAKTDEIVELAKAVTPYGGIYASHMRHEDTRIYAALDEVFAVARGAHLRAEVSHLKLSGENAWGQADKVLAYIEAARASGLDITQDQYAYTASSTTMRQLIPDDAFNGGHAHFMAVLDDPIKKADLVMRMKQNILTRGRADYAYAVVASFRHDTSINGMNILEAAKKLHGSDSLDAQIEVILDFEKNGGAQGVFHGMDEQDLQKFMRHPNTMIASDSGIREFGKDVPHPRGYGNNARVLGRYVRDLKVLTLEDAVRKMTSLPATTYRFTGRGELKEGNWADIAVFDPEKIGDPSTYADPHHYAIGVPWVLVNGVPVIAQGEHTGAKPGMACRFAGAQVALQAQLEAYVTQPKFAGAFWGVKVVSLDTGRTLFAHAADARMSPASNSKLYACALALDQLGGDYRIVTPLLATAPVDAAGNIKGDLIISGRGDPGWNPRMEKKDFWTAFEPFIAALKQAGVKRVTGDLVADATWLREPPQGAGWAVGDLQDDYGAEISAISLDENYVDLHVTPAKEIGQPGVAEFKQPLSGLVLDNRTVTTAAGGQRHLQVQRLPGENRVLLQGELPLGGKAEETGVTMERPADWFATCLREALKRAGIPVEGKAVGVRWPEPPRPGAVKLGEVASAPLREIVATIMKPSQNLKTDLVFDHLGELRRKPDTPAWRQSDELAVAALDGFLATAGVAKGHTIFEEGSGLSRNNLTTADATVRLLQFMAAHKEHDAFVAALPVAGVDGSLRRRMKGTAAEGNVRAKTGTLRYASSLSGYVTTAAGEKLAFSLMVNRYPVPDDAKAGDPLDELAVLLAQYGGK